A stretch of Flexivirga aerilata DNA encodes these proteins:
- the pstA gene encoding phosphate ABC transporter permease PstA — MSLDVKDIPASEAGDLGGIDHGKSGIRVLKNNIATVVIWAAFLIALIPLVWILWTVLSKGLSTMLSVTWWQKDQSGVGAPGFDTNVRGARHAIVGTLEIAALTSVIAIPVAVMTAIYLVEYGRGTLARAVSFMVDILSGVPSIVAGLFLYAVWVTFFGWQLNAFCSSLALVLLMVPVVCRSTEEMLKLVPNELREASYALGVPKWKTIVKVVLPTSFSGIVTGSLLGFARVAGETAPLLILAQYTQFLNQNPFSGNMAALPTLINTNLLNMSSDQVSADRVWGAACTLILIVLVINLLGRLIGRLTRVKS; from the coding sequence ATGAGCCTCGACGTGAAGGACATTCCCGCATCCGAGGCCGGCGACCTGGGCGGCATCGACCACGGCAAGTCCGGCATCCGGGTGCTGAAGAACAACATCGCCACCGTCGTCATCTGGGCGGCGTTCCTCATCGCGCTGATCCCGCTGGTGTGGATCCTCTGGACCGTGCTGTCCAAGGGCCTTTCGACGATGCTCTCGGTCACCTGGTGGCAGAAGGACCAGTCCGGTGTCGGCGCGCCCGGCTTCGACACCAACGTGCGCGGTGCCCGGCACGCGATCGTCGGCACGCTGGAGATCGCCGCGCTGACCTCGGTCATCGCGATCCCGGTCGCGGTGATGACCGCGATCTACCTGGTGGAGTACGGCCGCGGCACACTCGCCCGCGCGGTCAGCTTCATGGTCGACATCCTCTCCGGTGTCCCCTCGATCGTCGCCGGTCTGTTCCTCTACGCCGTGTGGGTGACGTTCTTCGGCTGGCAGCTCAACGCGTTCTGCAGCTCGCTCGCTCTCGTGCTGCTGATGGTGCCGGTCGTCTGTCGCTCGACCGAGGAGATGCTCAAGCTCGTCCCGAACGAGCTGCGGGAGGCGTCATACGCACTCGGGGTGCCGAAGTGGAAGACGATCGTCAAGGTCGTGCTGCCCACGTCGTTCTCCGGCATCGTCACCGGTTCGCTGCTCGGCTTCGCCCGCGTAGCCGGCGAGACCGCGCCGCTGCTGATCCTCGCGCAGTACACGCAGTTCCTCAACCAGAACCCGTTCTCCGGCAACATGGCCGCGCTGCCTACGCTGATCAACACCAACCTGTTGAACATGTCCAGCGACCAGGTCAGCGCCGACCGGGTCTGGGGCGCGGCCTGCACGCTGATCCTGATCGTCCTGGTCATCAACCTGCTCGGCCGGCTCATCGGCCGTCTCACCCGGGTCAAGAGCTGA
- a CDS encoding DEAD/DEAH box helicase yields the protein MTEKNLTDHLPATDDADEIYARFVAWANDRGLRLYPHQDEAIIELLAGANVILATPTGSGKSLVATAGHFAALAGDRVSFYTGPIKALVSEKFFALCEIFGADNVGMLTGDASVNPDAPVICCTAEVLANIALREGAGADVGLVIMDEFHFYSEPERGWAWQVPLLELPQAQFLLMSATLGDVTLFEEELTARTGRPTATVATTERPVPLAYRWAMTPLHETIEDLLQAKEAPAYVVHFTQAAALEQAQALMSINMLSREEKDRIGEIIGGFRFSAGFGRTLNRLVRHGIGVHHAGMLPKYRRLVETLAQDGLLKVICGTDTLGVGINVPIRTVVFTGLTKFDGSRQRLLKAREFHQIAGRAGRAGFDTSGSVVVQAPEYQIENARALAKAGDDPKKLRKVQRKKPPEGFVNYTEETFERLVGADPEPLQSRMRITHSMLLNLIARQGDPYTAVRDLVRGNHEDERRRRRLARRAITLTRELLTAGVVERLPQPLPDGRGLQLVTDLQSGFALNQPLAPFALAALDVLPAVEGTDGEVDALDVVSVIESILEDPRPVLLAQRRKARGEAVAQMKADGIEYDERMELLEDVTWPQPLAELLDAAFETYRASQPWVRETELSPKSVVREMYENAWSFGDLVRHYDIARSEGIVLRYLTDAYRTLRQTVPDARKNDELDDLIEWLGEVIRQTDSSLLDEWEELANPSLHEERAAEVPLTPRPITANAKAFRVQVRRGMFHRLELAARRDVVALAALERSVASSTEPPTETVMDESAWHDDLSAYFADHDEMRTDADARGPSYLRIEEGAQKWQVRQVVSDPEGDRDWGIDAEVDLAASNAAGQAVIVVLGLNRMD from the coding sequence ATGACCGAGAAGAACCTCACCGACCACCTGCCCGCGACCGACGACGCCGACGAGATCTACGCGCGCTTCGTCGCCTGGGCGAACGATCGTGGCCTCCGGCTCTACCCGCACCAGGACGAGGCGATCATCGAGCTGCTCGCCGGCGCCAACGTCATCCTCGCCACCCCCACCGGCTCGGGGAAGTCACTGGTCGCCACCGCCGGGCACTTCGCGGCGCTCGCCGGCGACCGGGTGAGCTTCTACACCGGGCCGATCAAGGCCCTGGTCTCGGAGAAGTTCTTCGCGCTCTGCGAGATCTTCGGCGCCGACAACGTCGGGATGCTCACCGGCGACGCCTCGGTCAACCCGGACGCCCCCGTGATCTGTTGTACGGCGGAGGTGCTCGCCAACATCGCGCTCCGTGAGGGGGCCGGCGCCGACGTCGGCCTGGTGATCATGGACGAGTTCCACTTCTACTCCGAGCCCGAACGCGGCTGGGCCTGGCAGGTGCCGCTGCTGGAGCTGCCGCAGGCGCAATTCCTGCTGATGTCGGCCACGTTGGGTGACGTGACGCTCTTCGAGGAGGAGCTGACGGCCCGCACCGGCCGCCCGACCGCGACCGTCGCCACCACCGAGCGTCCCGTGCCGCTCGCCTACCGGTGGGCGATGACGCCGCTGCACGAGACGATCGAGGACCTGCTGCAGGCCAAGGAGGCGCCGGCATACGTCGTGCACTTCACCCAGGCCGCGGCGCTGGAGCAGGCCCAGGCGCTGATGAGCATCAACATGCTGAGCCGGGAGGAGAAGGACCGCATCGGCGAGATCATCGGCGGCTTTCGTTTCTCGGCCGGTTTCGGCCGCACGCTCAATCGCCTGGTGCGCCACGGGATCGGGGTGCACCACGCCGGGATGCTGCCGAAATATCGCCGGCTGGTCGAGACCCTCGCGCAGGACGGCCTGCTCAAGGTCATCTGCGGCACCGACACCCTCGGGGTCGGCATCAACGTGCCGATCCGCACGGTGGTCTTCACCGGCCTCACCAAGTTCGACGGCAGCCGGCAGCGGCTGCTGAAGGCGCGGGAGTTTCACCAGATCGCCGGCCGGGCGGGGCGCGCCGGCTTCGACACGAGCGGCTCGGTCGTGGTGCAGGCGCCGGAATATCAGATCGAGAACGCGCGTGCGCTGGCGAAGGCCGGCGACGACCCGAAGAAGCTGCGCAAGGTGCAACGCAAGAAGCCGCCCGAGGGCTTCGTCAACTACACCGAGGAGACCTTCGAACGTCTCGTCGGCGCCGACCCGGAGCCGCTGCAGTCGCGGATGCGCATCACCCACTCGATGCTGCTCAATCTCATTGCGCGACAAGGCGATCCGTATACCGCGGTGCGCGACCTCGTGCGCGGCAATCACGAGGACGAGCGGCGCCGCCGGCGCCTTGCCCGTCGGGCGATCACGCTCACTCGGGAGTTGCTCACCGCCGGTGTCGTGGAGCGCCTGCCGCAGCCGCTGCCCGACGGTCGCGGACTGCAACTGGTGACCGACCTGCAGTCCGGCTTCGCGCTCAACCAGCCGCTCGCGCCCTTCGCGCTCGCCGCTCTCGACGTGCTCCCGGCGGTCGAGGGCACCGACGGTGAGGTCGACGCCCTCGACGTGGTGTCGGTGATCGAGTCGATCCTGGAGGACCCGCGACCGGTGCTGCTGGCTCAGCGCCGCAAGGCGCGCGGCGAGGCCGTCGCGCAGATGAAGGCCGACGGCATCGAGTATGACGAGCGGATGGAGCTGCTGGAGGACGTCACCTGGCCCCAGCCGCTCGCCGAGCTGCTCGACGCCGCCTTCGAGACCTACCGCGCGAGTCAGCCGTGGGTGAGGGAGACCGAGCTGTCCCCGAAGTCCGTCGTGCGCGAGATGTACGAAAACGCCTGGAGCTTCGGCGATCTCGTGCGCCACTACGACATCGCGCGGTCCGAGGGCATCGTGCTGCGCTACCTGACCGACGCCTATCGCACCCTGCGGCAGACCGTGCCCGACGCGCGCAAGAACGACGAGCTCGACGACCTCATCGAGTGGCTCGGCGAGGTGATCCGGCAGACCGACTCCAGCCTGCTCGACGAGTGGGAGGAGCTGGCCAACCCGTCGCTGCACGAGGAGCGCGCCGCCGAGGTGCCCCTCACGCCGCGACCGATCACCGCCAACGCCAAGGCTTTCCGGGTGCAGGTGCGACGGGGCATGTTCCACCGGCTGGAGCTTGCTGCTCGCCGGGACGTGGTGGCGCTCGCTGCTCTGGAGCGCTCGGTCGCCTCGTCCACCGAGCCGCCCACCGAGACGGTCATGGACGAATCCGCCTGGCACGACGACCTTTCCGCATACTTCGCCGACCACGACGAGATGCGCACCGACGCGGACGCGCGGGGCCCGTCCTACCTGCGGATCGAGGAGGGCGCGCAGAAGTGGCAGGTGCGCCAGGTCGTCTCCGACCCCGAGGGCGACCGGGACTGGGGCATCGACGCCGAGGTGGACCTGGCCGCCAGCAACGCCGCCGGTCAGGCGGTGATCGTCGTGCTCGGTCTCAACCGCATGGACTGA
- a CDS encoding NUDIX domain-containing protein: MTARTVTRRPTTVPAAGAVLWRRKNDQLQVALVHRPKYDDWSWAKGKLDPGETWVSAAAREVLEETGFRPRIGIPLPRSVYSMQRGQLKEIRYWAAEVMGGSGELENEIDEVAWLTPAQAQTRFSYVRDALQLQAVVDADRGRLLQTWPLVVIRHGDAVARKGWSGDDWDRPLDDLGKRRARALVPVLAAYGIERVVTSPSARCYATVQPYAAAAGLRLRTKRGLSEEGFAAEPAKATRHTDRVLEHGEPAAICTHRPVLPAVLADLRRRTAPGSAAARTLGEVTRAGMDKGEALVLQVVGTGATARVVSVERQRPAGAFLPTL; encoded by the coding sequence GTGACGGCGCGCACCGTCACCCGGCGCCCGACCACGGTGCCGGCAGCCGGAGCCGTGCTCTGGCGCCGCAAGAACGACCAGCTGCAGGTCGCGCTGGTCCACCGGCCGAAGTACGACGACTGGTCGTGGGCCAAGGGCAAGCTCGACCCGGGCGAGACCTGGGTGAGCGCGGCGGCGCGAGAAGTGTTGGAGGAGACCGGCTTCCGGCCGCGCATCGGCATCCCCCTGCCGCGCTCGGTCTACTCGATGCAACGCGGCCAGCTCAAGGAGATCCGCTACTGGGCCGCGGAGGTCATGGGCGGCAGCGGCGAGCTGGAGAACGAGATCGACGAGGTCGCGTGGCTGACCCCGGCGCAGGCGCAGACCCGTTTCAGCTACGTGCGCGACGCGCTGCAGCTGCAGGCGGTCGTCGACGCCGATCGCGGCAGGCTGCTGCAGACCTGGCCGCTCGTAGTGATCCGGCACGGCGACGCGGTGGCGCGCAAGGGCTGGTCCGGCGACGACTGGGACCGGCCGCTGGACGACCTCGGCAAGCGCCGCGCGCGGGCCCTCGTGCCGGTGCTTGCGGCATACGGCATCGAGCGGGTGGTGACCTCACCTTCCGCACGCTGTTACGCGACGGTGCAGCCGTATGCCGCAGCGGCCGGCCTGCGTCTGCGCACCAAGCGGGGGTTGTCCGAGGAGGGCTTCGCCGCCGAGCCGGCCAAGGCGACCCGGCACACCGACCGGGTGCTCGAGCACGGGGAGCCCGCGGCGATCTGCACCCACCGCCCGGTGCTGCCCGCCGTCCTCGCCGACCTGCGGCGACGCACGGCCCCGGGGTCCGCTGCCGCGCGGACCCTCGGCGAGGTGACCCGTGCCGGTATGGACAAGGGCGAGGCACTCGTCCTGCAGGTGGTCGGCACCGGCGCGACCGCCCGGGTGGTCAGCGTCGAGCGGCAGCGACCGGCAGGGGCGTTTCTTCCCACGTTGTAA
- the pstS gene encoding phosphate ABC transporter substrate-binding protein PstS: MKITRIGRASSVAVVAALALAACGSSSNSDSSGNSAGSGGSGSGAAAGSATASGAGDCFSGSLNAEGSTAQQNAITQAISSYQTKCSGAKVSYNGTGSGAGITSFIAKQVDFAGSDSALNADKGEPAKAKAACGSDALNLPMVTGPIAVAFNVKGVDKLNLTPDLIAKIFSGKIKKWNDPAIAAANQGAKLPDTNISVFFRSDESGTTDNFTNYMNKTAPTVWTEKKSKKWTGTVGQGKSKTAGVATAVKATDGGIGYIEWGYAVQNKLHFASVNGVELTGASAGNAVEAAKVVGTGKDLSLKLDYTTKEAGAYPIVLVTYEIVCSKYADATKGKNVKAFLSYMASPDFQKTLEGVGAAPLPAAIQTKVVDSINSIS; encoded by the coding sequence GTGAAGATCACCCGTATCGGGCGCGCGTCCAGCGTCGCCGTTGTCGCGGCGCTCGCGCTCGCCGCCTGCGGTAGCTCCTCCAACAGCGACTCCTCCGGAAACTCGGCCGGGTCCGGTGGCTCGGGTTCGGGTGCGGCCGCTGGCTCGGCTACCGCTTCCGGCGCGGGGGACTGCTTCTCCGGCAGCCTGAACGCAGAGGGTTCGACCGCGCAGCAGAACGCGATCACCCAGGCGATCTCGAGCTACCAGACCAAGTGCAGCGGCGCCAAGGTGTCCTACAACGGCACCGGCTCGGGCGCGGGCATCACGTCCTTCATCGCCAAGCAGGTCGACTTCGCCGGCTCCGACTCGGCGCTCAACGCCGACAAGGGCGAGCCGGCCAAGGCCAAGGCCGCCTGCGGCTCGGACGCGCTCAACCTGCCGATGGTCACCGGCCCGATCGCGGTCGCCTTCAACGTCAAGGGTGTCGACAAGCTCAACCTCACGCCCGACCTGATCGCCAAGATCTTCTCCGGCAAGATCAAGAAGTGGAACGACCCGGCGATCGCCGCCGCCAACCAGGGCGCGAAGCTGCCCGACACCAACATCTCGGTGTTCTTCCGGTCGGACGAGTCGGGCACCACCGACAACTTCACCAACTACATGAACAAGACCGCCCCCACCGTGTGGACCGAGAAGAAGTCCAAGAAGTGGACCGGCACCGTCGGCCAGGGCAAGTCCAAGACCGCCGGCGTCGCCACCGCGGTCAAGGCCACCGACGGCGGCATCGGCTACATCGAGTGGGGCTACGCGGTCCAGAACAAGCTCCACTTCGCCTCGGTCAACGGCGTGGAGCTGACCGGCGCGTCGGCCGGCAACGCCGTCGAGGCCGCGAAGGTCGTCGGCACGGGCAAGGACCTGTCGCTGAAGCTGGACTACACGACCAAGGAGGCCGGCGCCTACCCGATCGTCCTGGTCACCTACGAGATCGTCTGCTCCAAGTACGCCGACGCCACCAAGGGCAAGAACGTCAAGGCGTTCCTTTCCTACATGGCCTCGCCGGACTTCCAGAAGACGCTCGAGGGCGTCGGCGCGGCCCCGCTGCCCGCCGCGATCCAGACCAAGGTCGTCGACTCGATCAACTCGATCAGCTGA
- a CDS encoding RNA degradosome polyphosphate kinase, whose protein sequence is MDATEPATSPAVDPATQTAASDASLVRLQTRAAQRARGANGRFIRVAPELEKPDEHLPDDRFLDREISWLQFNERVLQLAGDPLVPLLERARFLAIFASNLDEFFMVRVAGLKRRIATGLAVRSASGLEPREVLDEISNAAHELMQVHARMFQTHIRPALADEGIRIVRPGEWTEGDREHLNTLFRNQIYPVLTPLAVDPAHPFPYISGLSLNLAVVLINPKTGREHFARVKVPPLLPRLIKLPAGEQDDKLYDARFVAIEDVMAEHLQYLFPGMEVREHFTFRVTRNEDLEVEEDDAENLLTALEKELTRRRFGPPVRLEVADDMDDHVMDLLVRELGVRDDEVYRLPEPLDLRGLNTVADLDRSELRWPPFVAKAHPDLAPVERSAQSDVMDAMRAGDILLHHPYDSFSTSVQAFIEQAAADPHVLAIKQTLYRTSGDSPIIDALIDAAESGKQVLAVVEIKARFDEENNITWARKLERAGVHVVYGMVGLKTHAKLCLVVREEGGEMRRYAHVGTGNYNPKTARLYEDLGLLTTDREVGEDLSRLFNQLSGMAPRSKFKRLLVAPRSVRTGLIEQIERTIAAARDGKQARVQIKVNSMVDEEVIDALYRASQAGVDVDIWVRGICAIRPGVEGLSDRITVRSILGRFLEHSRVFRFAIEGEDDVVFIGSADMMHRNLDRRVEALVRLQSPKHIETLSRLLDQAMSPDTSSWHLHGDGRWERHHLDGEGNPLPDLQAGLVESYAKRKRKARRR, encoded by the coding sequence ATGGACGCCACGGAGCCGGCCACTTCTCCCGCCGTCGACCCGGCCACTCAGACGGCAGCCAGCGACGCGTCGCTGGTGCGACTGCAGACCCGCGCGGCCCAGCGCGCCCGCGGCGCGAACGGCCGCTTCATCCGGGTCGCCCCCGAGCTGGAGAAACCGGACGAGCACCTGCCCGACGACCGGTTCCTCGACCGCGAGATCTCGTGGCTGCAGTTCAACGAGCGCGTCCTGCAGCTGGCCGGCGACCCGCTGGTGCCGCTGCTCGAACGCGCCCGCTTCCTCGCGATCTTCGCCAGCAACCTCGACGAGTTCTTCATGGTGCGGGTCGCCGGCCTGAAGCGCCGCATCGCCACCGGCCTCGCCGTCCGCTCCGCATCGGGGCTCGAGCCGCGCGAGGTGCTCGACGAGATCAGCAACGCCGCTCACGAGCTGATGCAGGTGCACGCGCGGATGTTCCAGACCCACATCCGGCCCGCGCTGGCCGACGAGGGCATCCGCATCGTCCGCCCCGGCGAGTGGACCGAGGGCGACCGCGAGCACCTCAACACGCTGTTCCGCAACCAGATCTACCCGGTGCTGACCCCGCTCGCGGTCGACCCGGCCCACCCGTTCCCCTACATCTCCGGCCTGTCGCTCAACCTCGCGGTCGTGCTGATCAACCCCAAGACCGGCCGCGAGCACTTCGCCCGCGTCAAGGTGCCGCCGCTGCTCCCCCGGCTGATCAAACTGCCTGCGGGCGAGCAGGACGACAAGCTGTATGACGCGCGTTTCGTGGCGATCGAGGACGTCATGGCCGAGCACCTGCAATACCTCTTCCCCGGCATGGAGGTGCGCGAGCACTTCACCTTCCGGGTCACCCGCAACGAGGACCTCGAGGTCGAGGAGGACGACGCCGAAAACCTCCTCACCGCGCTGGAGAAGGAGCTCACCCGCCGGCGCTTCGGGCCACCGGTGCGCCTCGAGGTCGCCGACGACATGGACGACCACGTGATGGACCTGCTGGTGCGCGAGCTCGGCGTCCGCGACGACGAGGTCTACCGCCTGCCTGAGCCGCTCGACCTGCGGGGGCTGAACACCGTTGCCGATCTTGACCGTTCGGAGTTGCGCTGGCCACCGTTCGTCGCCAAGGCGCACCCCGACCTCGCACCGGTCGAGCGGTCCGCACAGTCCGACGTGATGGACGCGATGCGGGCCGGCGACATCCTGCTGCACCACCCCTACGACTCGTTCTCGACGTCGGTGCAGGCCTTCATCGAGCAGGCGGCTGCCGACCCGCACGTGCTCGCGATCAAGCAGACGCTCTACCGCACCAGCGGTGACTCGCCGATCATCGACGCCCTCATCGACGCCGCCGAGTCCGGCAAGCAGGTGCTCGCCGTGGTGGAGATCAAGGCCCGCTTCGACGAGGAGAACAACATCACCTGGGCCCGCAAGCTGGAGCGCGCGGGCGTGCACGTGGTCTACGGCATGGTCGGGCTGAAGACCCACGCCAAGCTGTGCCTCGTCGTGCGCGAGGAGGGCGGCGAGATGCGCCGCTACGCGCACGTCGGCACCGGCAACTACAACCCCAAAACCGCTCGCCTCTATGAGGATCTGGGTCTGCTGACCACCGACCGCGAGGTCGGCGAGGACCTGTCGCGGTTGTTCAACCAGCTGTCCGGCATGGCTCCGCGCAGCAAGTTCAAGCGGCTGCTGGTCGCGCCGCGCTCGGTGCGCACCGGCCTGATCGAGCAGATCGAGCGCACCATCGCCGCGGCGCGGGACGGCAAGCAGGCGCGGGTGCAGATCAAGGTCAACTCGATGGTCGACGAGGAGGTCATCGACGCCCTCTACCGCGCGTCGCAGGCCGGGGTCGACGTCGACATCTGGGTGCGCGGCATCTGCGCCATACGGCCCGGGGTGGAGGGACTGTCCGACCGCATCACCGTGCGGTCGATCCTCGGCCGGTTCCTGGAGCACTCGCGGGTGTTCCGCTTCGCGATCGAGGGCGAGGACGACGTCGTCTTCATCGGCAGCGCCGACATGATGCACCGCAACCTGGACCGCCGCGTCGAGGCGCTGGTGCGGCTGCAGTCGCCCAAGCACATCGAGACCCTCAGCCGGCTGCTGGACCAGGCGATGTCACCGGACACCTCCTCCTGGCACCTGCACGGCGACGGCCGCTGGGAGCGGCACCACCTCGACGGCGAGGGCAATCCGCTGCCCGACCTGCAGGCCGGGCTCGTCGAGAGCTACGCCAAACGCAAGCGCAAGGCCCGCCGCCGGTGA
- the pstC gene encoding phosphate ABC transporter permease subunit PstC: protein MSSSTGASLTDGLPGPDGQPPLRGDDANTGRAGDKVFGGLAIGSGILVIAAVVLIALFLLFQAIPAIGDDKVNFLTSREWNVSGRRFGIAQMLWTTVATSIVALVIAVPFAIAIALFLTHYAPRWLAGPAATLIDLLAAVPSIVYGLWGVFVVAPKYEPVQNWLSDAFGWFPLFAKVPSVGGGTTMFLVGIVLAIMVLPIVTALTREVFSQAPAAHQEAALALGATKWEMIRTAVLPFGKPGIISASMLGLGRALGETVAVLYILSALPDGSKWTWSLFNGGETFASKIANSASEFSGGTSTGAYIAAGLVLFILTFVVNAVARVVIERRKAFSE, encoded by the coding sequence ATGAGTTCATCCACCGGAGCCTCGCTCACGGACGGGCTGCCCGGCCCCGACGGGCAACCGCCACTGCGCGGCGACGACGCAAACACCGGCCGCGCCGGTGACAAGGTCTTCGGCGGCCTCGCCATCGGCAGCGGCATCCTCGTCATCGCAGCGGTCGTGCTCATCGCGCTCTTCCTGCTCTTCCAGGCGATCCCGGCGATCGGCGACGACAAGGTCAACTTCCTCACCAGCCGCGAGTGGAACGTCTCGGGTCGCCGTTTCGGCATCGCGCAGATGCTGTGGACCACCGTCGCGACCTCGATCGTCGCCCTGGTGATCGCGGTGCCGTTCGCCATCGCGATCGCGCTCTTCCTCACCCACTACGCGCCCCGGTGGCTCGCCGGACCGGCCGCCACGCTGATCGACCTGCTGGCCGCGGTGCCGTCGATCGTCTACGGCCTGTGGGGCGTCTTCGTCGTGGCGCCGAAGTACGAACCGGTGCAGAACTGGCTGAGCGACGCGTTCGGCTGGTTCCCGCTCTTCGCCAAGGTGCCCAGCGTCGGCGGCGGCACCACGATGTTCCTCGTCGGCATCGTGCTGGCGATCATGGTGTTGCCGATCGTCACCGCGCTGACCCGCGAGGTCTTCTCGCAGGCCCCGGCCGCCCACCAGGAGGCGGCGCTCGCGCTCGGCGCGACCAAGTGGGAGATGATCCGCACCGCGGTGCTGCCGTTCGGCAAGCCCGGCATCATCAGCGCCTCGATGCTCGGCCTCGGCCGCGCGCTCGGCGAGACGGTCGCCGTGCTCTACATCCTGTCCGCGCTGCCCGACGGGTCGAAGTGGACCTGGTCGCTGTTCAACGGCGGTGAGACCTTCGCCTCCAAGATCGCCAACAGCGCCTCGGAGTTCTCCGGCGGCACCTCGACCGGCGCCTACATCGCGGCGGGTCTGGTCCTCTTCATCCTGACCTTCGTGGTCAACGCGGTGGCGCGAGTCGTCATCGAGCGTAGGAAGGCATTCAGCGAATGA
- the pstB gene encoding phosphate ABC transporter ATP-binding protein PstB: protein MGKRIDVKDLNVFYGDFKAVEGVSMTVEPRSVTAFIGPSGCGKSTFLRTLNRMHEVIPGGHVQGKVMLDDEDLYAPGVDPVAVRRTVGMVFQRPNPFPTMSIRDNVVAGLRLNGVKNKKVLDQKVEESLQGANLWNEVKDRLNKPGAGLSGGQQQRLCIARAIAVEPQVLLMDEPCSALDPISTLAIEDLIGKLKEQYTIVIVTHNMQQAARVSDKTAFFNLEATGKPGNLIEMDDTQQIFNNPTKKATEDYISGRFG, encoded by the coding sequence ATGGGCAAGCGCATCGACGTCAAGGACCTGAACGTCTTCTACGGCGACTTCAAGGCCGTCGAAGGTGTCTCGATGACGGTCGAGCCGCGTTCGGTGACCGCGTTCATCGGTCCGTCGGGCTGCGGGAAGTCGACCTTCCTGCGCACCCTCAACCGGATGCACGAGGTGATCCCCGGCGGTCACGTGCAGGGCAAGGTCATGCTCGACGACGAGGACCTCTACGCGCCGGGCGTCGACCCGGTGGCCGTGCGCCGCACCGTCGGGATGGTCTTCCAGCGCCCGAACCCCTTCCCCACCATGTCGATTCGCGACAACGTCGTCGCCGGGCTGCGGCTCAACGGGGTCAAGAACAAGAAGGTGCTCGACCAGAAGGTCGAGGAGTCGCTGCAGGGCGCGAACCTCTGGAACGAGGTCAAGGACCGGTTGAACAAGCCCGGCGCGGGCCTCTCCGGTGGTCAGCAGCAGCGCCTCTGCATCGCCCGCGCGATCGCGGTCGAGCCGCAGGTGCTGCTCATGGACGAGCCGTGCTCGGCGCTCGATCCGATCTCGACGCTCGCGATCGAGGATCTGATCGGCAAGCTCAAGGAGCAGTACACGATCGTCATCGTGACCCACAACATGCAGCAGGCCGCCCGCGTCTCGGACAAGACCGCGTTCTTCAACCTCGAGGCCACCGGCAAGCCGGGCAACCTGATCGAGATGGACGACACGCAGCAGATCTTCAACAACCCGACCAAGAAGGCCACCGAGGACTACATCTCCGGCCGCTTCGGCTGA
- the mshD gene encoding mycothiol synthase, with protein sequence MTAAPPPAADELLAIAARATAADRVEPFSEATRLALRHTEPQHVIRTDGAVTAGAYVADDGSAEIVVDPDHRRRGHGERLATEVLEQRPDARLWAHGDLLGARAIADKLGLQVVRNLWQMRRAVDADPQIAAPQVPEGFTARTFRPGDEDAWLDLNARAFVHHPEQGRMTRADLDERMSEEWWDPQGLILIVDDTTGDPAASAPPPAEARGLAPAGIVASHWTKIEPADPAEGEVYVVAVDPGRQGHGLGKVVTALGLQHLKSRGVQRISLYVEGDNEPAVATYTRLGFARSAVDVMYARP encoded by the coding sequence GTGACTGCCGCACCCCCACCTGCCGCCGACGAACTCCTCGCCATCGCCGCCCGCGCCACCGCCGCCGACCGCGTCGAACCCTTTTCGGAGGCAACGCGATTGGCGTTGCGGCACACCGAGCCCCAGCACGTGATCCGCACCGACGGAGCCGTCACCGCCGGCGCGTATGTCGCGGACGACGGCTCGGCCGAGATCGTCGTCGACCCCGACCACCGCCGCCGCGGCCACGGCGAGCGCCTCGCCACCGAGGTGCTCGAGCAGCGGCCGGACGCCCGGCTGTGGGCGCACGGCGACCTGCTCGGCGCCCGGGCGATCGCGGACAAGCTCGGGCTGCAGGTGGTGCGCAACCTGTGGCAGATGCGCCGCGCGGTCGACGCCGACCCGCAGATCGCCGCGCCGCAGGTGCCGGAGGGCTTCACCGCGCGCACCTTCCGCCCCGGCGACGAGGATGCCTGGCTCGATCTCAACGCGCGCGCGTTCGTGCACCACCCCGAGCAGGGCCGTATGACGAGGGCCGACCTCGACGAACGGATGTCGGAGGAGTGGTGGGACCCGCAGGGCCTGATCCTGATCGTCGACGACACCACCGGCGACCCCGCCGCCTCGGCTCCTCCTCCAGCCGAAGCTCGCGGGCTCGCCCCGGCTGGCATCGTCGCCTCGCACTGGACCAAGATCGAGCCGGCCGACCCGGCCGAGGGCGAGGTCTACGTCGTCGCGGTCGACCCGGGCCGGCAGGGCCACGGCCTGGGAAAGGTCGTCACCGCGCTCGGCCTGCAGCACCTGAAAAGCCGTGGAGTGCAACGCATTTCCCTCTACGTGGAGGGCGACAACGAGCCGGCGGTCGCGACCTACACCCGGCTCGGTTTCGCCCGGAGCGCCGTCGACGTGATGTACGCGCGGCCTTAG